TTCTTCAACTCTGCTCTCTAACTTGGGCACACAATTCCTGAAGATGTGAGCATAGAGCAGCTCGCTCCACACGTCCGGCACTCCCAGGAGGCACTAGTGGTAGCAGTCGGCGTGGCTCGTCGGGTTCGCCGCCACGCCGGGTTCGCCAGTTGCCTCTCCCTCAGTAGGCCGACAACAATGACCTACTGTGATGGCTCTATGCAAACCTGCAAGGAGGCAGGTTGGCACGTCGAAAGAAGATTGAAACCATCTTTAGGAAGGTATAATACATTATTTAACATTTCCTCTCGTGGCTGTCCCAATCAAATCGTGTATTCAGAAACCAAACCATAATTTTTTATCCTTATACAAAAAGTATTTGGTAGATTATAGTCCGAACGACACATCAACGCaatgttaatttattttgacGCAGAcatatatgcttatatattcATAGCTGCAGAGTACGTTAAATGATTGATTGTGACccttcaaatatatatagataggtTATGTTCGATGCACACGAAGACAAGACCTTTTGGTTCCAGGTGACGCATTATACCACTATATTAAGACCCCTTCCTCTTATAGCATAGATTTTAGATGTGCAAATGTAACAAATAATGTTGAaaatttgtcaaatttatttgAACACGTAAAAAATCTCGATCTTTGAGCTTATTGTACAAATTGAACATCCAATATTCCGAAATACTTTAGATGCCCCGGTTTATACGTTTTCCTCTAATTTGGGTACCCAATTCTTGAAGATGTGAGCATAGAGCAGCTCATTCCACACATCCGGCACGCCTGGGAGGCACCAGTGGTAGCAGTCCGCATAGCTCATCGGGTTCGCCAATTGCTCCTCCTTCAGTGGCACCCACTGCTTTCGATAAATCGTCGGGTGGGCCTCTTTCCGGTACTCCGAGAGTTGAGTGATGTTCAGGATCTTTACGGTCACGCCCCGTGCTCTCAGATCATCGATGACTGTCTCCACCACCCGCATCATAGCTTGATCGGACCCGCTTCCCCAGTAATCCTCCTTAGTGATCGGCTGCGTTTCTTGGTAGCAGTTTTTCCCGGCAACCCCTCCCCATTCCTCTGCCCTGAAAATAGTAATTCATTTAGATGACTTTAGTGAAGTGCTTGATTTCAAAGAGACATTGACTGAAGTGAAAAAATATGTACCAATTtaccaataaaaaaagaaaaagaaaacaatatgTACCGATAATGAGTTGGTGACATGCTAACAAAGAACAATTCGGTCTTTGATCGGTTCACATGAATTTCCATCCACTGCGACCACGTATTCAAAGCCATCTCGTAGGCACGGAGCTTCTTCACCTCCTTGTAAATCCCGCTGGGACTCTCAAACGATCCCCACCTTTTACATCGCCGCAAGAACCCAAACCGAAAAGATAAATCGGGGCAGACTTATTTACCAGTAGATAAGAAGTAACCAAATTTGATTATAAGCAGTCGGTTGCTTGACATGATGAGTGTTTGGCTCTTACAGAACTTTCACGTTGGACCACCTCCACCAGAGGTAGGTGTCGAAGACAAGGATATCGGCGTCAGACCAATGCCGGGCATGCTTCTTGATTGCCTGAATCCGCACTGTTCGGTCGGGATCGGGTTTCCTGGGATCGTCACAATTCGATTCCACCAGCAGTGGCGCCCAGTAGAACTCTATGGACGCATTATACTCCTAATTGTTTGTTCATTTATCGATGGAATCAGTTGAGATGCTGAAACTAATCACCGTACAGACACTTGAGAGAGGTCGATACGACCAAATATTGCCAACAGAAACTTTATTATGAATCCTGTATCTTGACAAGCCTACTTACCTTGGCCTTGAAAACCATGACGGAGGATTTGCCAGGGGAGGACAACAAATTGACAGAATTGGAAGGGATGGCCGATTCGACCAAGCACACCATCGAAACCCATTGGCCTCTATTGAGAGAGTCGCCAACGAACACGATCCTCTTATTCCTCAACCTCTCCAGCATTGCTGTTGCATTGAACCTACCCTTCcgttttaaaattaatgaatccGATCTCTTTACGTATAAACAATTAGACATTAGCGAATATCATCATCTTCTATGATGCGGTGTAGATAAGGAATTTCCGGAGTTGAGAGAAAGATATACATGTATTATGTACCTAGGGAGATCACAATCATGGGGCTGCCACCTCCAGTTCTGATACCCGAGGTCCTCCCTCCCGTACTTCTCGCACGCAAAATCATCGGACAAGAACTTGCATTCCAACCCCTTGTATAAAGGATACGACATGTTGTCGTAAACCCACCTGCCTGAGAAAAGGTTGCACTCCCCCTCCCGTCGCCCCGCCTTTCCCATGCCGCTGACACCACCCTCCTCCTCAGAGGGTGGCGGTTCTGCGTCCCTCGCAAGGTATATAATGGTCAGCGTGATGGCTGCAATTACGAGAGCCATCAGGAGGTCGAAACGCCCCCTTAGCGAACCCCACGGGGTGGCTCTCCCTTGTAGGTTCGCCATTCAAGTCTCCTCCTGTTTCTCCTGCTATTCTAATTCTTCCTCGGATGTTTTTGTCTGTCTTCGTTCCATAAGTGTATATATGTGTACTACTAAGGTTCTGGGGAAGTTCAGCTGTTTGGTCCCACATCCATAAGTCTGTCCCGGGTGGGTTTAGcccaacattttcttttttccccttgaTTTGCAGCACGGGGCATATATCCAAAAACTAAACAATCCCCAACTAATTCAGATTCGAGCCCCATCGACCAGTAAGAGGTAAAATTCTCCTAATTGTAGATCTCCTTCGTCTTCAAGATTCGAATTGGAGAAGTTACTTAATAAGAAGAATTATGGAACGATATTGTCCCATGTTGGTAATGGTAGCTCAACAATTTCTTTTACCACTTCTACACTTGACTTGAGACTTATAATTTGCACATttcagttttttcttttttatttttttttgctgtaaTAGCGGTGTCCGGATTTCACTTAAATAATTCTTGCTGTCCCTACGTATATCTGCTAACGCACAAGATAAAGTAAATCGGCACGCATTCGGCTGTGCAGGGTAGCCCCATAGGGATTCAAACTTGGGATCGCGATGGATACATGCGCTTTTCTTAACCACTAGGCCAATCTacttgaattattttttttaaagaagtTTTTAGTCTCATCTATATGTCACCTATTCATCTTTCTTCAACTAATTAATACAATGACTTCTCTTCACTGATGGAGCCCGTATATGTAAATACCAAATTCGagagtgaatttttttttttttacaatggAGACTCAAGGTTctaataaaaatcataatatctaataaatgagTCATAGTCATCTTGAGAATTTTACAGGTTTACAGAAGATGATTACTCTTTGATTTGAAACAAATTAAAGTTTTAAGAAATTGACTAAGCTTAGCCAAGAGGTGCTGAATTTGCTGATGCTCATCGCTAGAGAGACTAGAAAGCTCGATCAAGGCTAATACGTGATGTTATGGTACAGTAAAAGCTCAATTGGCACCCACGAAATTGACTCTGGGCTCCACGTGACATTTTCCGAACGATAAAATGGCTATGCTACTTGACGACTGCGAGATACACCGAATATCATCCGAGGAATATATTCTGGTTCAGGTATCCGGACAAGCATATGATATGTACATACCTTGGCCTTGAAAACCATGAGGGAGCCATTGTGGTGGAAGGACAAGGACTTGAGAGAATCGGAAGGGATGGCCGCTTCTACCAAGCAAACTATTGAAACCCATTGGCCTCTCTGAATAGAGTCACCTACGAACACCATTCCCTTGTTCCTCAACCTCTCCAGCAGTGCTGTGGCATTGAACCTACCCTTCAATTTTAACATTAAAACAAACCCAAAGAAACCCAAAAGAGCACCCACATAAATGAGGGCGGCGACCAGGAGAGCCATTAGGGAGTAGAAACTCCGCCTTATCGACCCCCTCAGCGCGACTCCTCTTTGTAGCGTCGACAGTGGCTTATCCTCCATTTGAGTCAATCTCgtccttctcttcttcttcttcttcggatGTTGTTGTCTGTCTTCGGTCTTTAAGTTTGTGCTTCTATTGGTCCGGCGAAGTCCAGGTAGTCCATCACACATCCATGTAAGTCTGCACCCTGCGGGTTTGGCTCGACACCTGAGGCTGTGATTTATAGTTCTGAGGAGTTGTGTTCGATCAATAAATCTAGTAGATTAACAATAGCCTTTATGGAATATGCACATTTATACATCCGAAACATGTGTGTACTTTTGTGAGTAAAGCATCAGGTTCGGCCGGTTGGTTAAAACGGCATGAATTCCTTAATGAGAATCCAAATACGAATTACCATAAAATCATACGAAAAAATGCTCCCTATTGAGCCACCAACACTGACTCTGTGGACCAGGATTTATCTATCCTAAGAAAGAAATTGCATGCAAATATCAGTCTTGTAGTATCAACTTCAACATCCAATCACTACGTCAGCACGCCCTCACACTCGGTCACCCTTCGGCCAGATCTTGGTAGGGAGCACCCTTTGGGCCCCCCTCCCACCCGGCAAGGTCACCGGCGGCGTCAGCGCCTCCCAGCCACCCCCTCTTCTGGTGAGGTCGGCAGTCGACCTGACGTGCCAGCTACCTCTTCCCAAGGGTTGGGGGGCTGGCGACCCTCGGCAAATGCCCAGCCCAACAAGGGCtgggttttccttttttttttttaatatttattttactatttattttttaaatgccACGTATTAAAGAAGAGCACATCAGCAAAACCATAATGATTACGGAACGAATCACAAGTGTTGTATTTAACAAAGAGACTAATGTGATATTTTTAGAACTTAAGTTTAGCATTTTACATAGTTTTAGGATTTTCGCTATAATTTTACCCAAATAATTTAGTTGATTTTGCCTTTtctactttatttttctttctagaaAATGTATCTGAACATATTTTTCCCCTTAAAGTCAATGATATTTAAGTTCTGAAAATTATACTTGATCATATAAATGACTTGCTGTAAAGTAAACAAATCGACgttgaagaaagaaatttcTCCTCAAGTTTTCATGGTCACAGTGACGAAGATTGTGTAAGGGTAAGTTTTAAAACTTACATAGTTCTGAAATCGCCGCTTCTGTAATGTTGAGTTTTAAATATTGTTTGAAATTGGAATTTTCGATCGATAGGTAACGAAGAATATCTTCTAGCGCAAAAATTAAGCATATAACTGGGTCAAAATAACACAATTTGGACAAAGCTTTACGCTTTAAACTTGCGTGAGGACCCTCAACAGAAAACACATCGCATTGCAATTTGCATTTGTATTGTAATTAGATAAAAACTCGCATATTACATGGACGATTACTAAGGAATTTAACATAGAAATCTTGAAATATGAAAATCTATTAGTATTGTTAATTAAAACtggaataaatattttattaaaataatcaatatcgaaaaaattaatttgaaaaagaaattacattaaaaaattcattctccaaattgaaattcaactaaagaataataataaataaataaaactactGCAAGCTAATGAACAAAAAATTtctattaaattatgaaataaaaaagaaatatttaagGTATATAAATTAGAATAGTCTTACCGTTACAGAAGCAGCGTCCATAATATAACTCGAATAGAGGTTCTGTCAAAACGATCAATATCGAAACAATCAATCTCGATTAAAGTTCATTCAACAAATCACAGTTCAATCaagaaaattgatattttggagaagattattaaaacaatcaaaatatcatagcaattagtttgaaatttgtattaaaaaattcttctTATGAATCAAAATCCCACCATGAAAAAGAACAATTTgggaaagaaagtaaaaaagagatttggaattatatatagaatattgtTCTCCTTTAACCGATATTCGGTTTGGCAgaggactatatatatatatatatatatatacaaaggTTGAATTTGTCAGAaacaacaattatatatttatctatatatgcTAACCATCATAATCTACGTATATTTAATTGGAGCggcaactatatatatatatatatatatatgccatctatatatattttattacggtaactatattttttatattatttatatagcaATGCAAATTATTGTAATGCTCTTATTGAGTTATATTCTATTATAATCTAAATATTGAGAgatgtatatgtataatatatatgttctatTGCATATTTTGTTTAATTGAGTATACTTATGTGTGCCTTATgtcatattttatttccttatatGTATTTGGTTGtgccttatatataaaatttatatatttactacataattaattaattaattaaatttccttaatagaaatataaaatttcctTATTGTAAGTGATTTCATTCTTCAtaagaatataataatttctttaatgTAAATCGATAACATAGCAATGTGAGagagttttttatttttgatgatgtggtgGCGTGAGAATTCAACTTAGtcttagttttcatatatatatatatatatatataagaattttTATAATGTGCACCGCTTGTGGAAACCAATTTCCACAAACGGTTTCTATAATTACGACATGTATCCTTTTTCATCCCAAGAACTAACACCATTAGTTTTCAAGttaattttatctttataattaaaattataaagttaccttaaattaaatattgagTTTCTATAATAATTACAACTTATTGAGAGAAATAACCCTAAGCAATATGGAAAAATTATGCAAAACTATCAGTACGTTCTCTCTCCTTTTCTACAAGATTCTTTGACCTTCATGGATAGCAAAAGACCTAATAAGGGGCTCACTACTCTTCTGACAATGGTGAAAGATTGATGTACACAAGTTACaaaatttactcttttttattcattgtttttatttaatttttcttaatacttgaattatatatgatcTTTCGAGAAATCATCcattatatctatatttgATTTCATTAAAGATTTTAGATTCTTctctaaaattttctcttcttaCACAACCTTATAAATCACTTGCAACTTGGAGATgttaaagtaaaattatgtTATATCACTTTGTGACTACCATCATCTATCTACTTAGAAATCATTAACATCGCATTACCATAGTACATATTATTATTCGATACATCATCTTCAAGTATTTCATCATTATTAATGGAATCCCCATTGATCCCATCAACATGAATTTTTGTTAACTTcttcaattgaaaattcatgGACCTTGGAGAATATTGGAGAAGAAGATAAGGAATGTATAAAGAAGTCTAGAAATTTTGTAGATTTTACGCATTGTTTGCAATCGTTTCTCATTtaaattgtaattattataGAAAGTCAATGCTCTATGTATGGTAAATTTTAAAGTTTAATTATAAAGATaagattaatttaaaaattaatggtGCTACTGCTAGTTCTTGGAATGGAAAATGATGCATGTCTCAATTATAGACGCCACTTctgaaaaattgatttttactaGCGGTGCATGGTATAAAAAtcctatatataaatgtagatTTGCAATCaaagtaagaaaaaaattatagattgAATGGAGTTCGACAGTCGACCATCGATCGTATTGCATCAATTGGCGGTTGTAATTACCTCGTACGTCTTTGACCACAGATATTGCATCAATTGGCGGTTGTAATTACCTCGTACGTCTTTGACCACAGATATTGCATCGCAATTGGCTGTCCCAGTCAATAATTGGCGGAGTAAACCCTGATATATCCGAAAACCCAATTGAAATCCGATTAATCCAGTTAAATTCAATTAgtccactaagggataaaattcttttagtgtgaattttctgcattcacaagtaCTCGAACCCGAAATTTTACTTAAGCAAAACAAacgtcgaaccgcttgaatcaaccGACGTTGATCCCGGTCAATAATTGTGTATTCAGATATTggaacatatataattttccatAAAATGCTAGTTATTTTGACCAAAGATATGTTTATATTTGTAGCTTTTGTCGCCATCCTTCAAAACCTTTTGGTAGGTTCAGttggaaattaattaagaCCAACGTCACGTCAAGCTCTTGTATGACTTCGATCATGAGAAAATCGcgattatttttattttgtcgaTTGTATACGTCAATGTGATGCCTAATTAATCTTAGAATTGAAAACCATGTTAATCTTTGAGTTCACTGAAAAATATTAAGTATGATAAGATAAGCAGTTAGAAACATTAACTTGTATTTATTCCTATAGCTATAATACATACAATGCCATATATTTAGAATTGAAAACCATGTTGATTTTTGTGTTCTAATAGAATCTCGTTTGATAATATTTAGTGCTTTCTTATGGCGTAGTCGTTAAATACCAGTCCTCATGATGTAGTGTGATAGAGGAGATGAGAATTAAGATTATGAAATTCGGTTCGAGTGAATAGATAGAGAGGATTAtgacaaaaataagaaatcacCCTTCTTATACAGAGAACCAGATGTTCCACccaacaaatattaaaatttatttattaaaaaacaaatatttaaAGTTCACTGAAAGagcaaatattcaaataacatatattaatacaaaaactaaaatttaaagaaaaaatttaacttcACAAAAAGGAAGAAGGCGAACCTGGTTCAAGCTTCGGCGAACAAGTGGCTCCCGAGCCTCTTGGGGCTTGGTCCCAAGGTTGGGTTCGCCCTTGGCTTGTGAACGTAGCCCTGGGGCCCACACGAGCCCTTTGTGCGAACAAAGGGCTTGGCTCGGGACCCACAACTTTGTGGGTCTTCAAGGAACCTCGGCTGAGATGTTGGTCATTGGGGTCAAATCCGGCTAATTCAAAGCTGGATTTGGCTTCCCGACCTCGATTCCGGTCGAATATAATCAATGTCCTTGGAGGTGGAGGGGTGGCAGGGGGGCAATGgacaatttgaaaaattaatgaatacgTAAGGGCatatgaatttgaaaattaatgaattcgAAGCTGGATTCGGTCTTCGAATGGTTCACATGAATTTCCAACCACTGGGACCACGTAGTCAGAGCCATTTCGTAGGCAAGGAGCATCTTCACGTCCTTGTAAATCCCGTCAGGACTCTCGAATGATCCCCACCTATAACATCACCGCCAAGAACCCGAACCCTGAAGATAAGTCGGGGCGCAAACTTATTCACCAATGGATCATCTCTGTAGTAACCATATTAATGAATCAGCAGTTAGATGGATGCTTGACTTGATGACTGTGTGGCTCTTACAGGACTTTGATTTCGATATATCTTGTCCACCAGAGGTAGGTGTCGAAGACGAGGATGTCTGCATCGGACCAATGTCGGGCATGGTTCTCAATTGCCTGCACCCGAACTATTCGGTTGCTCAAATTGTGGTGAACGGGATCATTGGAGTTCGATTCCACCAGTAGGGGAGCCCAGTACGACTCTATGGATGCGTTATATTCCTGCCAATCATTCATTTACTGGTGGAATCATAATCACTAGACAGTGGCCAATTAGTTTGAAAGGTTTACACAAAATGATCGACATTCGAAACAAACTACAAGAAATTTACGAAGCTTTAGCTGAGATGCTGCTGCTAACTGCTAGAGAGACTGGGAATGCTTGATCAAAAGACTAATGCGTGAGATGTTACCATAAAAATCCAATCGACGCCCACAAAAGTGACTCGGGGGCTCCACGTGATATTTTTCGGGGGAAGTTCTGGCGTTTGGTGAGAACCATAAGTCTGCTCCTCGTGGGTATAGCTcgacatttttctttttaataattttaatgtgTCCCttattcatttttctaattgaaCAAATGGCTTCTCTTCGTGGATGGAACCCGAGCATAGCGATCACGAGCAGGAAATGAATGAACATGCCAAATTTGAGGACCAGGAATTCATAAAAACCTTAGTATGGAAAGCCGATAACGGAGCTGACCCATATCATGAATAAATCGAAAGGACAAGTATGAATACGTTGCTCCTATAAAAATGTGTCACTCATACCGTTCCTTGTTGCAACTCACGTCATGCCATTTccgtagttttcatggataGTTATATGTTTACAGaatttacataatttattCAAGGAGTTTAAAATACCTCTAGATTAGCTGGTGAGGATTCGTGCAATTGCACTGTAGCCATTTTTCAAAGAGTTTAAAAAACGGGAAATTCACCTCACTAGGCAGTTTGATCTGATCCGCGGACTCCGGTAACGgaagtgattttttttaattattgggTGAAACACGTTgtgattatttttcaattaaagaaaatatatgatataggAGCTCCTGCAATTAAGTCACGATTACATTTTTCTAGGTCTCGTAATCagaaatcaaattaatttggAGTGGATTAAACATTTAAAAGGGCAAATTATTAGGGAGAGTTGATTAATctttaaatattgaaaaagatTATAATGCAGTACCAACatggattggttcaagtgaTTAGGCGCTTGCTCCTCTTAATCAAGAAAATCAACGCTGGGAAAACTTTATCCCTTATTGGGCCGATTaggctcgactggattagtcaagGTACAATTGGATATAGTGTTGTGACATATATGTTTGTTTTAGAAACAAGAAGTATTGTATTCGATTTCCATGAGTGAGATTACTCGTATCTCttaacttattatttttattttcaataataggCTC
The sequence above is drawn from the Punica granatum isolate Tunisia-2019 chromosome 5, ASM765513v2, whole genome shotgun sequence genome and encodes:
- the LOC116209198 gene encoding protein trichome birefringence-like 34; translation: MANLQGRATPWGSLRGRFDLLMALVIAAITLTIIYLARDAEPPPSEEEGGVSGMGKAGRREGECNLFSGRWVYDNMSYPLYKGLECKFLSDDFACEKYGREDLGYQNWRWQPHDCDLPRFNATAMLERLRNKRIVFVGDSLNRGQWVSMVCLVESAIPSNSVNLLSSPGKSSVMVFKAKEYNASIEFYWAPLLVESNCDDPRKPDPDRTVRIQAIKKHARHWSDADILVFDTYLWWRWSNVKVLWGSFESPSGIYKEVKKLRAYEMALNTWSQWMEIHVNRSKTELFFVSMSPTHYRAEEWGGVAGKNCYQETQPITKEDYWGSGSDQAMMRVVETVIDDLRARGVTVKILNITQLSEYRKEAHPTIYRKQWVPLKEEQLANPMSYADCYHWCLPGVPDVWNELLYAHIFKNWVPKLEENV